One Vitis vinifera cultivar Pinot Noir 40024 chromosome 15, ASM3070453v1 genomic window, ATAACCACGCTATCCCACttgcattattttattttatttttttctttttagattaaCTTGCATTCCTCAATCTCAACCACTCAAAGGACTcgtattttttagaatcacatCCAAGTTTCCATCATcactaaattttcaaaatatttgtattcccacttctattattttatttgtttatggttttttttttttattaatcttcCAGTTTTCAACCAAAACCAACCAAAAACTCCTATTTTCACGATCATATTCAAGTTTCCCATCATgactaaaaatttcaaaaaaaaaaattcttcaacaaTCAAGAAAATGATTAGTGGGTTTCATTACATTCTTCCAAATCATTGTGGAAGGATCTAGAGCATGGATCATAACAAgggtaaaatatatatatatatatatatatatatatatatatatatatatgagaaaaatcatcaaattccaaCAATATAAAGATACAAAAATTTAGTGATTGTCtggatattttttgttttccattttaaaattagaaaataaaatctagataaataaacattttataaattaataattttacttaaataataaaatcttttaatgTCAACTCCCATGaatgtattaaattaataattttattaaattagtaacttttttagaaaaaataattgaataactttttataatttatatatttttatttaactttttgatcttttatggtataaagtttgaaatcacatttatttctttgatatgtttttctatcttttataattaataatcatctcttcttttttaaaggtttttatacttctaattatattattttaataattatcataaatatttatttattaataattaataattatttatttagtaataaatcaataacccattaaaataataatctctcttcattccaaaaatattattttatggaGTTTTATAAAGactttcatataaaatatagtaatttttatagaaagaatatttcaaaattatttcaataattaagcaagtaaaaaaatttaataccttttttttttaaaccattcttaaaattttatatttttaaatatttaataaaaatgggTATTTTAACATTTATCCTCAAAGcaaatttttgtgaaaataaatttgaagtgtttttaattattttataatattttgactaataattaaaaatataaaaattaaataaaatttttgatatttttccataaatattttatgcttttaggaagaaaaaattaagaaaactcagataaaattttatttcttaaaaaaagttatttaaaaattatttcgaaaaaactgtttttaaaatctcaatattaattttacattatttaaaaactccgataacataaaaaataaaataaaataaacccatGATTCAGGTACGGTTGTGGGCCCCACATTCtgttgttttttgaaattttttccctCAGCCGTGTATCGATTTTTCCACACGCTTACAGGCGCGTGAAAATGAATTTGCGTAATCTTCTTGGCCGTCGGTGTGAGTCGTCATATCGGGCATACTGGACAAGCAGCGGGCCCCACCACTCAGCGTCGGCATGCAATCTTCGCCGTTTTTATAATCCCGGCCGCTACACTTCGCCGCCGGAAGTGTAAAATAAGATTCAATGACTGTACGATCAGTCAAAAGTTAGATATGCATGCTATTGAGATTATTCTACGAGTAAAATCTAGAATGTCAAAGGTAATGTAATGAGTTAGCTGAATTTGGCTTAATTCATCCAGCCACTCCTCCTCCCAGCAACAAACTTTTTGgaccatattttataatattttttctgggttttttcAAGGTGGATGCAGAAAATTTTGGGCCATGTTTGgatcataagaaaaaaatagttttctaagtCAAAAAAATACGTTTGacaaactttttaaatttttatcccaaaaaaaattattttttaaaatatagttaatATGTTTTGAATTACTTTTTGTGATGTAAATATATAGTATCTTCACGAAAAATAAgctaataaaattgtttttcacatttaagttttttaaattgaattttattcctaaaaatccttaaaaattattgataattgttttaaaaaacaaggcCAAACAGAGCTTAgatgtttttcaaaaatatactaattaggGCATTGTCGATATAATTAATAgttattgtaaaaatattaaaacttattTGGAAAttactccaaaaaataatttttggactCCAAAACACACAATTGACAAATTTTTCCTtgaaataggtttttttttgtctaatgctatgtttgattcccaaaaaatttgaaaaaaaattcattttatttattttaactcatcaatataaagattaaataatttaaaaatatataagtttttaattaattttaattacattttatttttttttatactttttatatgacaaccaaatataaaaaaatcatttttttatatattttttttcttagtatttatcaaaaccaaacataaccaaaaaatcatttttttataataattttttagcctttttttattttttattttaaagcatCACAGGAAATAATtggaaatatgaaaaatgttttgaaaacttttatatcatatataaataaGATTGATTTTAGTAGGAATTTCACAACTCACCCTTTTAGATAAGTTCGATGTCCTTGTAAGTCCATAACAACGTGTTCAATGCCTTTGTAGGCCCATGGTATACAATGTGCAATTAACTTTACAACGTGTCCAATGTCCACCGATGTTAACTTGTTAATTTAATctaaatattatttgtttttgcaCCTACAACCTTTATGATCACACtcgtaattttaaaatacatttaattaatttagagaTGTTATTTATTGTCGGTGAGATTAGACGTGTACTAAAATTATGAAAGTTTTGGGCTCAAAATCGATAGTATTAGAATGtcgtgattttaggaagtgtttttagtatttttattattttgaaattttttatattttatatattaaagatgttaaaaacacttcgtaaaatcactgtcaaacatatttttaatttaatatcacaataaGTTCGtaaatattattgtattattatattattgaaaataaataaataaaaaactttctttttttttcgtcttttttttttctttgaatttgttGACTTgctatttaaatattaagggCCATAATTCTCCAtttgaatcttgaaaattttacatggaaaaaatttatttattttctccttttatataaaatacatagaatttaaattttttaaaaatataatatttattattattacttaaagGGTTTCAAAATATAACTTGTTGACATATTgaacaatataatattttttactcatgtatttatgaaaatatcacTTTGCGTGAAGGTgtgaaattgaattataaagTCTAAAATGTATAACCAATTGTGTGACAATTGAGTTATAAAGTCTAAAAGTATGAATTAAatgcttttaaaatattaataaactaatatttaaaatattttcaatcatgtgaatttaataataaaaattaaatagttagATGTTATCAATAGAATTAAGTACAATCCCAATCTATAATAggagataaaaaataatcataatttcaattaatatgaatatttattttttatttagtgggttatctttaaaaataaaaattttattaaaaaaatttaaaaatatgaatatgaaaaagagaaaaagaaaaatcaaaaagtaATGTTTGACACGTCACGTTGAAAAGAAATCAGGTGAAAGTACCCAAGGAAAGTAGTAGAAGTGAAAAAGGCTTCAGCTTTCATTAAACacctgaaaaataaaaaataaaaaataaaaaagttgaaagAGACAAGTCCTACCTGTACACGTGGCACGCACTTTGGATAGGATGTACGCAATGGGCGGTTTACCAAATCATTGTCCTCCTTTACATTCTCTGCAGTCACTACCACTTTCGATCCTTGCACCCGATTCATCAACCCAATTATATCATGCCACATCATAAAGTAGTATGACGTGGCTTTCTATCGTTGGAAGTATCAGTGCAAGCAGTGAATTTTGGTACGAGGGGATATAGTTGAGAAGAACTCGAATTGAAACGTGGAGAGATCTGATTGGCTACAGTTGGTAATTGCATTATTTTATGACGCGTCAGCGATACTCAGTAGCTTTTATAGTGATTTACATTCTATGCAGTCACTACCACTTTCGATTCCTGCACCCGATTCATCAACCCAATTACATCATGCCACATCATAAGATGGTATGACGTGGCTTTATGTCGTTGGAAGTATCAGTGCAAGTAGTAAATTTTTGGTACGAGTGGATATAGTTGAGAAGAACTTGAATTGAAGCGTGGAGAGATCTGATTGGCTACAGTTggtaattcaattattttatgaCACGTCAGTGATACTCAGCAGCTTTTATAGTGATTTGGTGGGGGGCCCGGGGGCCAGGTGTAGGTCTTCGCTTAGCCGGCCTATTTGTAGATGACACGGCATGAGCCCACATCACGTGGTATAATTCTTTCCCACCTTTGTACGAAATATTCTTTTGGCACTACTCACAAAATTACagattaaattacaattttacatgtggatatataataataattgagtATCAACTTCTTTAAGTTCCCTTCACAAGATTtgtttaaaataactttttttgacTTCAAGATTGGATTAATCTgatgttttttcataaaatatttttatttaaaataaatataatttaatattctaaaattttaattaaattaaaatacgTCCCATCATTATATtcccatcataaaaaaattgggttatacacactttattttttaaacatttaatatattttatacttTGATCACGTGCAAAACATTTTATCCCCAAAACTTATTAAATACCAACATTTTACCTCAAATTATAAAATCCAAGGTAAAATCAACTTTAAATTGACAATCtttatgagaaaattttaaaatattttcaaaatatagtaattattagttttaattttttattttaaatgggtATTTGTATGACTGCGACTGGTCATGAAacttattttttggaattttggatattttttctttacattttagcattgtttctttgcttattaaattatttataatttttttaaaatttaagggaTAAAATGTTGCATTTTAACAATTTTGAAGAgtcaaaatattaagttttaaatatGAAGGTGCAAAATGTAAAACATGCAAAGGTTGACGGATTAAAATGTGTTGATTTGATAATAAATGAAGTAGAAATAAATAACTAAAGTAGGATTTTAATGAGTTGGGATTtggtttatattaaaaaataaataaataaaaaatgcaaagatTGACATGAACTATttgcataagaaaaaaaaaaaatattctcaaatcttttatttcaatttatttctttatattattaGCCATTTTTATGAACTATTCGGGAATTCCAGTGCAACAATTGTAACCCCTTGTGACATATTTTCAATCAATTACATTATTACTATGACTTGATCTAAAATGTGATAtgtgatttttaatatttatttcaaataatttaatcattttgaaaattgtgtACTCCAGAGATTTtcaatccttaaaaaaatttaacatatcATTCATAAATTTGATACATAAACATGTtttaacatgtttgataaatatttcattaaaaataattttgaacaatttattctaaaaataagttattttttacacacaattttgaagcatttttatgTGTTGCTTgtataatattttgataaataattaaaaatattaagaatacCCTGAAAACTTTTCATTacatgtaaaattttatatttaaattctttaagtagaactttattttagaaaataattgaaaattaaattttgaaaactattatatgaaagttgtttttttttttggaacttaTGGATGTATTTATATTGATGTAAAATTTTCCCGAATATCTAAAAAAGGGAGACAtgctaataaaataatattatacctttatttgaatatttctatttattctcttttatttttttccacatgtttttattttacaacacaTTATTAGCACAATACTatgatatatgtaaaaaaaatgagaagaatgtttgagatagaaaaaaaataaaaattcatttgtgAAATTTATTATAAGTATATaatcttattttcttcaaacGAAATACGAAAATAATATGCATTGTATTTTcttaaaagtagtttttttttaaacaaaaataatgataataagatttttaatttatcaataatattttttagaatttatttttaaaattcaaataaatttaaggtttttttcaattttttttaatagtacgtcaacaaacaattaaaaaagtTGAGAATATTTTGGAAACTATTCATATATTTAGAATGTTTTCCTAgaatgttttctttctttttataatattagtgaaatttaagaaatattttttcttctctaacaATTAGAAAGTCGATGAATTTCATCTAagaattactattatttttattttttaaaatagaaatagaaaatatatttaaattaagaaaagatCAAGAATTTTcgagtaaaattatatttatcgAGAGTATTCGAAGTATGCTATTGTGAATATGTGCATGAGGTGCATGGCGATTAACTGAATACGCCAATGGGAGAAAGACACGTGGCTAAGAATGGTAGTTCTGTCCTTTGCGTATCCCTCTCGTTTCGCCACTCTTCGCTCTTTGACTCCTTCTCTCTTCTCAAATTGAGTCCCACTTCCCAAATCTGAACTAACCAAaccctaaattttcttttccattttttccaaTTCAAAACCCTAACCAATCATACATAATTCTCTGACCCCGCCTCTGTTCTTAAACCCTAACCCTCCATTGTGGATCATATCTGTCTGCCAATTTCAGAGTCTCGTGAGCCCAGAGCCCTCGATTCTGGTTGCTATCGAATACCCTTGATTTTTGTTCTTTGTACGTTGTGGGTGTTTTTAATGGATTTAACCCTGACTTGAATTTGAAGATAATTTTCGATTGTCGAATTTAGTTCAGTTTTCATGGATTACGAAGAGGGTAATTCATCAATAGCGAGCGCCAAAAGCCCGAATTCGAGGTCGAATTTGTATCGAATCATTGATGGGCACTCATCGCCTCCCTCTGTATCCCTTGAGATTCGGCTTTTCTACGTCCGAATCGCTCCTTGCGTTATCGATAGCGTCCCTGACCACCTCACTTTGTGCCACATTCGCCGCGGAATTGGGGTTTCTCTCGAAATCAATGGCGCACGCATCCCTGCATCCGAAACGGCGTCGTTGACCCTTCGCCGTGATAGACTCGACAAGGAGTCGTCAGAGGTGATCTACGTGAGCACAGACAGTGTTAGGGTTGCGGGGGGTGTTGAATTTGAGGTGTATGAGAAGGAGGAGATGATCCTATGTGGGTCTTTGGAGAGGATGGAATCTTCGTGGGGGAATGGGAGTGGTGGGTTGGAGAATGGTTCGAGAACCGGGTGGGACATGGATTGCTACACGGCCGCCTCGGTTGTGGCTGGGTCATCAGCCTTTTTTCAGCCAAAGCTCGGGGTCTCTTCGCCTTCCATTGAGGTTTATATCGCGGGATGTTCGTCCAGCATGCCTGTGATTCTCACCAAGACAATTCAGATAAGTCCACGGCAAAAAGCGTCTAGGCATGGTATGCTGGATGCAATTCCGGAGGGTGAGGAGATTGGGAAGGCGCAGGAGAACAGTAATGGAACGGTTCGTCAGCGGAAAGATATGGTAATGGAATTTTGCCGTTAGTTTGAGCTCagtattattttgttttatttccaaGAATGCGTAGAGAGGAGATGATCCATATTATCATTCAAAAGTTGAGTTTCTGAGTAATGCTCATATGTATGTATTTATGGGAACAGTCACTAATGTTGTGCAAGAAAAGATGTGATGGCCTAATATAATATGACCCTAGATAGAATAGAATGGAGACAGATGATTAGTGTGATCAACTCCCTAATTTTTCAACAagatttattgatttatattaaGTTGCTGACTTGGAAGATGAATGATCGGGGTTGTAGTTAAAGTACAATGTTCCGAGCCTTTTAGGAAAGTTAGAAATTATCCAGCTAATTACGAAGATTGGGTCAAGATAAACCTAAAAGAATCAGAAGAATAAAAATCCTTAAGGTTTGACTAATAATCCCACCCAAAGTTGAACATAGAAAAAGTAGTGAGTCCACAATACCGCCTTTATATATATTGAAGATTCATTGttattttgttatgtttaaGGTTATATGCATGATTTTGTCCTGTATACTTTGGTGTAGTGTTTTTATTTggattgcctatcaaaaaagaaaaaaaaggtttataaGCAGAGCTTTAGATTACACGTCagtgaaaatttaattcatagtttttaatttctaaagccTTGTTTCCTGAGTTATTGTAACTTTTTCCATGTAAGTAGGGTTTTAGATTGTTAACTTGTGTGTGCAAATCTAAATGGTTTGAATGGGATCAAAGAAACATCTCATCAGGGCCATTTGAAATTTATGCTTACAAACTGAGTCAAAAGATTGTCTACATTGCAGTGAATTAATGATGAAATTGCAATTTTTTTGACCTTCTATGAGAAGGTTCCCTTATCTTGTAATCCTATTATGTGTTTCAAGTTTGGTGATATTACTAAATATCTCAGTTGCTTGTCATGAAATTAGAGTTAATCCTCTTGCCAAGATGGGTCTTGTGATAAGCTACTATTGAATGTTCTATTTTCTTGTTGTTACTCTTGAATGTTCTACGTGCTTGTTGCTGATTAGTTTGAGCCATTGCTTCATTGATCATATCCAATGTTATTAGCTAGCTGCTAATATCATTGAGCCAGTGTTTCACTGGCCATAACAGCGGTATTAACTGGTTGCTGATGTGTTTGAGAAATTGCTTCAGTGAGCATATCCGATTGTATTTGCTTGTTCCTGATATGGTTGAACCATTGCTACAGTCACCATACTCAATAGCAGTTGTTTCAATAACCATATTCGGTTGTTATTTTCCCTTATATCATTGAAAAATTTCACTTGGATAAATACATAATTCATTTGTAGTGCGATAATTCATTGGTAAACACACATGCGTGCATTCATAtaactttgattttttgttCTTGTTGCATTGTGTTTCTTTGTAGTAAGTTCCTCATTGTCATTGTGAACTAGAAGGTTCATTTCAtcaggaaaaataataataaaaataaaaatgaaagaggaGGTTATTGATCCTATTTTTGGcactcaattaaaaaaaaatcaattttataccTGGTTGATTTTTGGTTTCCATATGGTGTCTGAGCTCTTTAGAAAGCAAATGTTTATGGCTTCAATATTTTTTCGTGCTCTACTGGTTGAAGAAAATAGTGATTAGGGCATTCTTTAATTCTAGATGGTGGTATGTGACATACTCATGCTCTTTAccttatgttatttatttatttttttaatttatctagATGGTTTACTGCAAATTTGATGGATGAATTTGGCACAATTTGAATaagttaaaatgaaaaaaaaaaaaatctacctGTATTTATATATTGATTAAATAAGAATGATGTGACAACATGATAGAGTTCATTCTGAAGATCTTTTAAGTGGGGTGATTTTACCTCCTTTACCTACAGATGCACCCGAATGAAATGGATGCACCCACATTAAGTGGATACATCCTAGAATGAATTAATActtttaatttgtatatatgttGCAAACATGATTCTTACAGTGCAGTTTTGTAACTTTGAATTTCCCACTGTATCAAATAACCTTTTTGGCGACTGAATGATAGAGAAGCACAATTTCAATGTGGTCTAAGGTGTGCTTTGattcatttggtttctaaaGCTTGCTCTGGTAAACAAAATCTGCCTGAATTTGTGTTTCATTTAGTTTCTCTACTGCTAACCAATTTATGATCCCATTTGCGCTTATGTAGATCACAGAGGCAGATGATGATTATGAGTCAGATGGGAAAATTGGACATGGTTTCCATTCAGAAGACATGTACTCTGGTGAGGATGGCCAACTCACATGGTTTAACGCTGGTGTAAGAGTGGGTGTTGGCATTGGCCTTGGGATGTGCCTTGGGATTGGTATTGGTGTTGGACTGCTCATGCGTTCATATCAAGCAACTACCAGGAACTTCAGGAGGAGGTTTTTCTGAACCTAATTGTCTAACTTGAAAACTCAAGTGGTTCTTGCTCAATAGAAAAGGAACAGAAAAGAAACGAAAAAACTACCTGATCTCATCCTGTAAGTCTGAAAGATACCAAGGTTGTGGCTGAGTAAGAAACTTGTAAATCAATGGCTCCAGTCCTTTAGGCACGAGGTTAGTTACTTGGGGGTGGAAATCATAGAGTTTTCGTTTACTAGGACGACACATTTCTCTAACACAAAGATTCGCATCAAGCTTCCGTACTCTTCCATCTCAGCTGATAACTGAGTACTCGATCATAAATATGTGGGTATATTTTATGCAAGGTTGGTTGAAACCATGGACAAGCAGAGCCTTAAGTTTTGATGGATGAGGCTGCAGGAGATGCAGAGTGACTTGTTCAGGAGCTTTGATATAGGCTTTTTGGTGTGGGCTCGGCTTGTTAGTATGGGGTTTCTGTGAGCTTCCAAAAAAAGTACATAGATATGTTTTCTATTATCTTGTGTAGAggtttttctatgttttatgGGAAGGCTGTGCTCTGGTTATTATTGTAGGAGATACAAACACATGATTTtggatttctttttatttatttattttacattgttCTCATTTTTGAATTCATTTCCATAGTTGTAAACAGTGCTCAGTCAATCTATGGAATAATTATAAATGGTTTTTCTGTACATACTTGGGTTGATTTTGACTCTcactgtttctttctttcttgtatCTTGGACCCTTTATTACTTAAATActctttaattataaaaaaaattaccatgaTTATATTTCTATcactttaaatttaaagttttggagttgtatttcatttttattaatatctttatttaaatgattCGATCAAGCATGAATACATCTAAAAAGAAGACAGTCATTTAAACACCCTCTTGTgtaatccattttttttccatatttatatCTTGAAagctttgtttgatttttgaaaaataaaaaatatatttaaaattaataaattattattatatgttattttcaattatttatttgaactttttgttataaaaacaaaataaattaaaattttaattaatttaaattatattttatttttttaaacgaacaataaaaaaatgatttttcttagcatttatttttcttagtctttctggaacttgaaaaaaaaaatcataatttaagaCACTTTTGTATTCATTATCATTGCTtctatacttaaaaaaaaaaaagtgggctTTAAATATAAGTGATAAAGAACTTGGGAAGTATTTTGGAATGTAAAaggcaatattttttttttttattttatacttttttggACAAATGTgggatgaaagaaaatattaagaacaaCGTTGTTAAGAAAGAATTCAAATAAAGACGACCAAAAAGCAAGGGACGAATCGAGGCTTTGAATTTGTTGTTGACAAAAGGAGGGGGACATAACTGAAATCGAAGAAAATCGTAGGGGCATTTtggggaaaagaaaagattgaGGGGACGCTCCACCCTTTCCTCGAGCCTCGAGCATGGGAGAAGAACTCGAAAAAAGACGCATCAGCAGCAGAAGAAGCAGGGTGGGCATCCGCCATTCCAACTTTACCCCTAAGAACTCCACAAAATTACGACAACTGCCACAAACCCTCGCCACTTACTACTCAACCAGAAGCTCTGAGAATtcaagaagaagaaggtgaTGACGACTATAGTGAGAGACTCAGGGAGATCCTCTGCTTCTGCGGCCCACCATCATAGGTCTGCGCCCCTCCCCCTTGTGGTCTCTCTTAACTGCATCGACGACCCTTCCCTCGAGCAGGAGTCCCTCTCTGGCATAGCCTCCGTCGAGCACGTTTCCCTCGCCCGCCTCTCCGATGGAAAGATCGAGTCCGCCGCCGCAGTCCTCATCCACTCCCTCGCATACCTCCCCCGCGCCGCCCAGCGCCGCCTCCGCCCCTGGCAGCTCCTCCTCTGCCTCGGCTCCTCCGACCGCTCCGTCGACTCCGCCCTCGCCGCTGACCTAGGCCTCCGCCTCGTCCATGTCGATACGTCGCGTGCCGAGGAGGTTGCCGATACGGTCATGGCTCTCTTCCTCGGTTTGCTCCGCCGCACTCACCTCCTCTCTCGTCACACACTCTCTGCTTCCGGCTGGCTCGGCTCTGTTCAGCCGCTGTGCCGTGGGATGCGCAGGTGTCGTGGTCTTGTTTTGGGCATTGTGGGTAGATCTGCCTCTGCGCGGTCTTTGGCTACTCGGAGCTTGGCGTTTAAGATGAATGTGCTTTATTTTGATGTTCAAGAGgtaaatttttcataagattCGTTGATTTACGTTTTATAACAGCTCAAATTATGGAAAATTTGTGCTTTGTGTTTCAATCGATGTTTTAGGAGCGGCAGAAGCCTGTGAATTCGATTAAGACCAGGATTTAGTTTTTATTACCATTGGATTCTTAGCACATCGTGTTAGTTCTGATTCCATTTGATGTGGTAGCTGAAAAGGTGTTATGTTTCCATATCTGGAAGTCGTTATTTTGATCAGATTTAAGTGATTTAGTTCTCATTGggctttttcttgttttgatgaACAGAGCTCTGTTAtgatcattgttattattttttgataataattatatGTTGGCTGGAGTATGAATTGAATGGGATTGGGTGTTTTAATGTCATGACCAAtcaaattataacatatttGTCCAAAatgtgatattttattttttgggtgaATTGAAAAGATCATTCATTCATCTTGAGGTTTTGTTGGATTTGATTATGAAGTATTACATTAATGTGGTCAGACTTGATTGATTGTTTCCCTTTATCTGTTTGAAGTGGCTAGGGTTTATAAGCTGATTTAAAATTAACTCATAGTGAATCAAAATGGAAATATTGGAATCATTGTTTATTTGAATGTTAAGGTTGTGTTGGATGGTGTGAGGTTGATGctacttaaatta contains:
- the LOC100243152 gene encoding C-terminal binding protein AN, whose protein sequence is MDYEEGNSSIASAKSPNSRSNLYRIIDGHSSPPSVSLEIRLFYVRIAPCVIDSVPDHLTLCHIRRGIGVSLEINGARIPASETASLTLRRDRLDKESSEVIYVSTDSVRVAGGVEFEVYEKEEMILCGSLERMESSWGNGSGGLENGSRTGWDMDCYTAASVVAGSSAFFQPKLGVSSPSIEVYIAGCSSSMPVILTKTIQISPRQKASRHGMLDAIPEGEEIGKAQENSNGTVRQRKDMITEADDDYESDGKIGHGFHSEDMYSGEDGQLTWFNAGVRVGVGIGLGMCLGIGIGVGLLMRSYQATTRNFRRRDSGRSSASAAHHHRSAPLPLVVSLNCIDDPSLEQESLSGIASVEHVSLARLSDGKIESAAAVLIHSLAYLPRAAQRRLRPWQLLLCLGSSDRSVDSALAADLGLRLVHVDTSRAEEVADTVMALFLGLLRRTHLLSRHTLSASGWLGSVQPLCRGMRRCRGLVLGIVGRSASARSLATRSLAFKMNVLYFDVQEGKGKLSRSITFPPAARRMDTLNDLLAASDLVSLHCTLTNETVQIINAECLQHIKPGAFLVNTGSSQLLDDCALKQLLIDGTIAGCALDGAEGPQWMEAWVKEMPNVLILPRSADYSEEVWMEIREKTICILQTYFFDGVIPKNTVSDEEDEESEIVYENEQFDKQYKEIALQGSVGEQLTDDVLVSPESSQKKGTNQSNESPSQHQGSGLSQNTTNRSEGKRSRSGKKAKKRHARQRSLQKSDDPSALEKESTSHREDDTAMSGTDQVLSSSSRFASPEDSRSRKTPIESVQESTSEQLLKSSMRLSKPGEVLLKDGYVIALHARDRAALHVSRQRVQGGGWFLDTMSNVTKRDPAAQFLIAFRSKDTIGLRSFAAGGKLLQINRRMEFVFASHSFDVWESWMLEGSLEECRLVNCRNPLAVLDVRVEILAAVGEEDGVTRWLD